In Bacteroidales bacterium, one DNA window encodes the following:
- a CDS encoding glucoamylase family protein has protein sequence MKKTVLLFVGISVLFTACSSKQLSQKAKDEKGNHRLSDDSLLNLVEYNTFQYFWDGAEPVSGMARERYHVDGVYEENDMNVVTSGGSGFGIMAILVGIERNFITRTEGYNRLLHIVNFLKKADRFHGAWPHWLYGETGKVKPFSTKDNGADIVETAYLMQGLLTAREYFRTGSDEEQQLAAEIDNLWKQVEWNWFTKNGKEDFLYWHWSPNYNWEMNNPVRGYNECLITYVLAASSPTYPISPDAYHKGWARNGTITSGNEKYGYKLIMKFNGAEEFGGPLFWAHYSYLGLDPSKIKDRYADYWTLNRNQSLINWEWCKRNPLHYKAYSDSCWGLTAGYSTEGYAAHAPGERTDLGVITPSAALSSFPYTPEQSMKALKYFYFTMGDKIFGKYGFYDGFSVNKNWYPKRYLAIDQGPEIVMIENYRSGLCWKYFMQAPEVIKGLERLGFTISK, from the coding sequence ATGAAGAAAACTGTACTGTTATTCGTTGGAATTTCTGTCCTTTTCACTGCCTGCAGCAGCAAGCAGCTTTCACAGAAAGCAAAAGATGAAAAAGGAAATCACCGCCTTTCAGATGATTCGCTGCTGAACCTGGTTGAATACAATACTTTTCAGTATTTCTGGGACGGCGCTGAACCCGTGTCGGGTATGGCAAGGGAACGGTATCACGTTGACGGCGTTTACGAAGAGAATGACATGAACGTGGTGACCTCCGGAGGCAGTGGTTTCGGAATAATGGCCATCCTGGTCGGGATTGAACGAAATTTTATCACACGAACAGAAGGCTATAACCGGTTGCTTCACATTGTGAATTTTCTTAAAAAAGCCGACCGGTTTCATGGTGCATGGCCACACTGGCTTTATGGAGAAACAGGGAAAGTTAAGCCGTTCAGTACGAAAGACAACGGCGCCGATATTGTTGAAACCGCCTATCTCATGCAGGGTCTGCTGACTGCACGGGAGTACTTCCGCACCGGGTCAGATGAAGAGCAGCAACTGGCCGCTGAGATTGATAACTTATGGAAACAGGTTGAATGGAACTGGTTTACCAAAAACGGCAAAGAGGATTTCCTTTACTGGCACTGGTCGCCAAATTACAACTGGGAAATGAATAACCCGGTCCGGGGTTATAACGAGTGCCTTATTACGTATGTGCTTGCAGCCTCCTCTCCCACTTACCCAATAAGCCCGGATGCCTATCATAAGGGCTGGGCGCGGAACGGCACTATTACATCAGGAAATGAAAAATACGGGTACAAGCTCATCATGAAATTCAATGGCGCGGAGGAATTCGGAGGCCCGCTTTTCTGGGCTCACTATTCTTACCTTGGGCTTGATCCTTCAAAAATAAAGGACCGTTACGCGGATTACTGGACACTCAACCGCAACCAGTCGCTGATAAACTGGGAATGGTGCAAGCGAAATCCATTACATTATAAGGCTTACAGTGACTCCTGCTGGGGCCTTACGGCAGGTTACTCTACGGAAGGTTATGCCGCTCATGCACCCGGGGAAAGAACTGACCTGGGTGTAATAACCCCTTCAGCTGCCCTGAGTTCCTTTCCATACACGCCTGAACAAAGTATGAAGGCACTCAAATATTTCTACTTTACAATGGGGGATAAAATATTCGGCAAATATGGTTTTTATGATGGGTTCAGCGTGAACAAGAACTGGTATCCCAAAAGGTACCTGGCCATCGACCAGGGTCCTGAAATCGTTATGATTGAAAATTACAGGAGCGGTTTGTGCTGGAAATACTTCATGCAAGCCCCTGAGGTAATAAAAGGACTTGAAAGACTGGGCTTCACTATCTCTAAATAA